One part of the Melospiza melodia melodia isolate bMelMel2 chromosome 3, bMelMel2.pri, whole genome shotgun sequence genome encodes these proteins:
- the ROCK2 gene encoding rho-associated protein kinase 2 isoform X1 translates to MSQQPAGKMSAAPLAAEALEPTAGMLEGRQRKLESMIRDPRSPVNVESLLDGLNSLVLDLDYPALRKNKNIDNFLNRYEKIVEKIRALQMKAEDYDVVKVIGRGAFGEVQLVRHKMTQKVYAMKLLSKFEMIKRSDSAFFWEERDIMAFANSPWVVQLFCAFQDDKYLYMVMEYMPGGDLVNLMSNYDVPEKWAKFYTAEVVLALDAIHSMGLIHRDVKPDNMLLDKYGHLKLADFGTCMKMDETGMVRCDTAVGTPDYISPEVLKSQGGDGYYGRECDWWSVGVFLFEMLVGDTPFYADSLVGTYSKIMDHKNSLHFPDDVEISKHAKNLICAFLTDRDVRLGRNGVEEIKHHPFFRSDQWNWDNIRETAAPVVPELSSDIDSSNFDDIEDDKGDVETFPIPKAFVGNQLPFIGFTYYRDNLLLSDSSQSCRENESVQSSKNEKMLSKNNCSSGKSLTTEHNKGRFQNKLSKLEEQLSNELQAKDELEQKYRSTSVRLEKIAKELDEEITSRKNVESAVRQLEREKALLQHKNTEYQRKAEHEADKKRNLENEVNSLKDQLEDLKKRNQNSQISNEKINQLQRQLDEANSLLRSESDTAARLRKNQTESTKQIQQLEINNRELQDKNCLLENAKLKLEKEYLNLQSALESERRDRSHGSEIISDLQGRISSLEEEVKNGKSALAKLEMEKRQLQEKLTDLEKEKSNMEIDMTYKFKVMQQNLEQEEAEHKATKARLADKNKIYESIEEAKSEAMKEMEKKLLEERALKQKVENRLLEAEKQRSMLDCDLKQSQQKINELLRQKDILSEDVKNLTLKIEQETQKRCLTQNDLKMQTQQVNTLRMSEKQLKQENNHLQEIKLSLEKQNSELRKERQDADGQMKELQDQLEAEQYFSTLYKTQVRELKEECEEKTKICKEMQQKIQELQDERDSLAAQLEITLTKADSEQLARSIAEEQYSDLEKEKIMKELEIKEMMARHKQELTEKDATIASLEEANRTLTSDVANLANEKEELNNKLKEAQEQITKLKEEEANVGNIKAQFEKQLLNERTLKTQAVNKLAEIMNRKGPVKRGADTDVRRKEKENRKLHMELKSEREKLTQMMIKYQKEINEMQAQIAEESQIRIELQMTLDSKDSDIEQLRSQLQSLHIGLDNSSIGSGPGEAEADDGFPVHITQSHTMESMSFTYQHSSTSVSIATKPSSSRMLLDSDSDSEEEPLSCSHSPTEVDSTESRLEGWLSMPVRNNTKKFGWVKKYVIVSSKKILFYDSEQDKEQSNPHMVLDIDKLFHVRPVTQTDVYRADAKEIPRIFQILYANEGESKKEQEFPVEPMGEKSNYICHKGHEFIPTLYHFPTNCEACMKPLWHMFKPPPALECRRCHIKCHKDHMDKKEEIIAPCKVYYDISTAKNLLLLANSTEEQQKWVSRLVKKIPKKPPAPDPFARSSPRTSMKVQPNQSIRRPSRQLPPNKPRLLDLAFKDWDWSFDDVDDIDGDDDDDDVFDF, encoded by the exons ATGAGAAGATTGTGGAAAAAATCCGAGCTTTACAAATGAAAGCTGAAGACTATGATGTTGTTAAGGTGATTGGAAGAGGGGCTTTTGGAGAAGTGCAGCTG GTTCGCCATAAAATGACACAGAAGGTTTATGCAATGAAGCTCCTTAGTAAATTTGAAATGATCAAAAGATCAGATTCAGCCTTTTTCTGGGAAGAAAGAGATATCATGGCCTTTGCCAACAGCCCGTGGGTGGTTCAG CTATTTTGTGCCTTTCAAGATGACAAATATTTGTACATGGTAATGGAATACATGCCAGGCGGAGATCTCGTAAACCTTATGAGCAATTACGATGTGCCTGAGAAATGGGCCAAGTTCTACACAGCTGAAGTTGTTCTTGCTCTTGATGCAATTCACTCCATGGGCTTGATACACAGAGATGTGAAGCCTGACAATATGCTTTTAGATAAGTATGGGCATCTGAAGCTGGCAGATTTTGGCACTTGCATGAAAATGGATGAA ACAGGAATGGTGCGCTGCGACACAGCCGTGGGGACGCCCGACTACATCTCGCCCGAAGTCCTGAAGTCGCAGGGCGGTGATGGCTACTACGGACGGGAATGTGACTGGTGGTCTGTAGGGGTTTTCCTTTTTGAGATGTTAGTTG GTGATACTCCTTTTTATGCAGACTCACTAGTAGGAACATACAGTAAAATTATGGATCACAAGAACTCATTGCATTTCCCTGATGATGTGGAAATCTCTAAGCATGCAAAGAACCTTATCTGTGCCTTTTTAACTGATAG GGATGTGCGACTTGGGAGAAATGGTGTTGAAGAAATAAAGCATCACCCTTTCTTCAGAAGTGATCAGTGGAACTGGGACAACATTCGAGAGA ctgctgctcctgttgttccTGAGCTTAGCAGTGATATAGATAGCAGTAATTTTGATGACATTGAGGACGACAAGGGAGACGTGGAGACCTTTCCAATCCCCAAAGCCTTTGTGGGAAACCAGCTGCCTTTCATAGGATTTACCTATTACAGAGACAATTT GTTGCTAAGTGACTCCTCTCAGTCTTgcagagaaaacgaatctgtgcAATCTAGTAAAAATGAG aAAATGCTATCCAAAAACAACTGCTCCAGTGGAAAGTCTCTGACTACAGAGCACAACAAAGGGCGG TTTCAGAATAAACTAAGCAAGCTAGAAGAACAGCTCAGTAATGAATTACAAGCCAAAGATGAACTAGAACAGAAGTACAG GTCTACAAGTGTTCGTTTAGAGAAGATAGCAAAAGAGCTCGATGAAGAG ATAACTTCAAGGAAGAATGTAGAGTCTGCAGTCAGGCAGTTAGAGAGAGAGAAGGCTCTTCTTCAGCATAAGAACACAGAATACCAGAGGAAAGCAGAACATGAAGCAGATAAGAAACGCAATTTGGAAAATGAGG TTAACAGTTTGAAAGACCAACTTGAAGATTTAAAAAAGAGGAATCAGAACTCTCAAATATCCAATGAAAAAATCAACCAACTACAAAGACAG TTGGATGAAGCCAATTCTTTGCTGCGGTCAGAGTCTGATACTGCAGCCAGGTTAAGGAAGAACCAGACAGAAAGCACAAAGCAAATCCAGCAGCTGGAAATTAATAATAGAGAACTACAAGATAAGAACTGCCTGCTAGAGAATGCAAAACTCAAACTGGAGAAGGAGTATCTCAATCTTCAGTCAGCTCTAGAATCAGAAAGGAGAGATAGAAGTCATGGATCAGAGATTATCAGTGATTTACAAG GTCGAATATCTAGCCTTGAAgaagaagtgaaaaatggaaagagTGCATTAGCCAAACTGGAAATGGAGAAAAGACAATTGCAGGAAAAGCTCACAGATTTAGAAAAG GAAAAGAGCAACATGGAAATAGATATGACATATAAATTTAAAGTTATGCAGCAGAACCTTGAACAAGAAGAAGCTGAACATAAAGCCACAAAAGCACGATTAGCAGACAAAAATAAGATCTATGAGTCTATAGAGGAAGCAAAATCTGAAGCCATGAAAG aaatggaaaagaaaCTTTTGGAAGAGAGAGCTTTAAAGCAGAAAGTAGAAAACCGGCTGTTGGAAGCTGAGAAGCAGCGCTCCATGTTGGACTGTGATCTCAAACAGTCACAGCAGAAGATAAATGAGCTCCTTCGGCAAAAGGATATACTGAGTGAAGAT GTAAAAAACTTGACATTAAAAATAGAGCAAGAAACACAGAAGCGCTGTCTCACTCAAAATGACCTCAAGATGCAAACACAGCAGGTCAACACCTTGAGGATGTCAGAGAAGCAGTTAAAACAGGAGAATAACCACCTTCAGGAAATCAAATTAAGTTTGGAAAAACAAAACAGTGAACTCCGCAA GGAACGTCAAGATGCAGATGGACAAATGAAAGAGCTTCAAGACCAGCTCGAAGCTGAGCAATATTTCTCA ACTCTTTATAAGACACAAGTTCGAGAACTTAAAGAAGAATGTGAGGAAAAGACCAAAATTTGTAAAGAAATGCAGCAGAAGATACAAGAGTTACAGGATGAGAG AGATTCCTTGGCTGCTCAGCTAGAGATTACTTTGACAAAAGCAGATTCAGAACAACTTGCCCGTTCCATTGCTGAAGAACAGTACTCTGATTTGGAAAAAGAGAAGATTATGAAAGAGCTGGAGATTAAAGAGATGATGGCGAGGCATAAACAGGAACTTACTGAGAAAGATGCCACCATAGCTTCA ttgGAGGAAGCAAATAGGACACTAACTAGTGATGTGGCTAACCTTGCTAATGAGAAAGAAGAACTAAACAATAAACTGAAGGAGGCACAAGAAC AAATTACAAAGCTTAAAGAAGAAGAAGCAAATGTAGGAAATATTAAAGCACAATTTGAGAAACAGTTGTTGAATGAAAGAACATTAAAAACCCAG gctGTGAATAAATTGGCTGAAATCATGAATCGCAAGGGTCCAGTCAAACGTGGAGCTGACACTGATGTACGgcggaaggaaaaggaaaataggaAGCTGCATATGGAACTGAAGTCTGAACGAGAAAAGTTAACCCAGATGATGATCAAGTATCAGAAAGAAATAAATGAAATGCAGGCA CAAATAGCAGAAGAGAGTCAGATACGGATTGAGCTGCAGATGACTCTGGACAGCAAAGACAGTGACATTGAACAGCTTCGCTCCCAGCTGCAGTCACTGCACATTGGGCTGGACAACAGTAGCATAGGCAGTGGGCCTGGAGAGGCTGAGGCAGATGATGGATTCCCTG TCCATATCACTCAATCCCACACTATGGAATCCATGTCCTTTACCTATCAGCACTCTTCTACCTCTGTCAGTATTGCCACTAAGCCTTCCAGTTCTCGCATGCTTCTTGATTCCGATTCTGACTCAGAGGAAGAGCCTTTGTCTTGTTCCCACAGCCCTACAGAAGTTGATAGCACAG AATCAAGATTGGAAGGCTGGCTATCAATGCCTGTTAGAAATAACACAAAAAAATTTGGATGGGTTAAAAAG TATGTAATTGTAAGCAGCAAGAAGATCCTGTTCTATGACAGTGAACAAGATAAAGAGCAATCTAATCCCCATATGGTATTGGATATAGA CAAACTCTTCCATGTCCGACCAGTCACTCAGACTGATGTGTACAGAGCAGATGCCAAGGAAATTCCTAGGATATTCCAG ATCCTATATGCTAATGAAGGAGAGAGCAaaaaggaacaggaatttcctgtgGAGCCCATGGGAGAGAAGTCAAATTACATTTGTCACAAAGGACATGAGTTTATACCTACTCTTTACCACTTCCCAACCAATTGTGAAGCTTGCATGAAGCCCCTGTGGCACATGTTTAaacctcctcctgctctggaatGTCGCCGCTGCCATATCAAATGTCACAAAGATCACATGGATAAAAAGGAAGAGATTATAGCGCCTTGCAAAG TGTACTATGATATTTCTACGGCGAAGAATCTACTACTGTTAGCTAATTCTACAGAAGAACAGCAAAAATGGGTGAGCCGACTGGTGAAAAAAATACCCAAGAAGCCTCCAGCACCAGACCCCTTTGCTCGATCTTCTCCCAGAACTTCCATGAAGGTACAGCCAAACCAGTCCATCAGACGACCAAGTCGACAGCTTCCTCCAAACAAACCAAG ATTACTTGATCTGGCATTTAAGGACTGGGATTGGTCCTTTGATGATGTTGATGATattgatggtgatgatgatgatgacgatgttTTTGATTTCTGA
- the ROCK2 gene encoding rho-associated protein kinase 2 isoform X2: protein MSQQPAGKMSAAPLAAEALEPTAGMLEGRQRKLESMIRDPRSPVNVESLLDGLNSLVLDLDYPALRKNKNIDNFLNRYEKIVEKIRALQMKAEDYDVVKVIGRGAFGEVQLVRHKMTQKVYAMKLLSKFEMIKRSDSAFFWEERDIMAFANSPWVVQLFCAFQDDKYLYMVMEYMPGGDLVNLMSNYDVPEKWAKFYTAEVVLALDAIHSMGLIHRDVKPDNMLLDKYGHLKLADFGTCMKMDETGMVRCDTAVGTPDYISPEVLKSQGGDGYYGRECDWWSVGVFLFEMLVGDTPFYADSLVGTYSKIMDHKNSLHFPDDVEISKHAKNLICAFLTDRDVRLGRNGVEEIKHHPFFRSDQWNWDNIRETAAPVVPELSSDIDSSNFDDIEDDKGDVETFPIPKAFVGNQLPFIGFTYYRDNLLLSDSSQSCRENESVQSSKNEFQNKLSKLEEQLSNELQAKDELEQKYRSTSVRLEKIAKELDEEITSRKNVESAVRQLEREKALLQHKNTEYQRKAEHEADKKRNLENEVNSLKDQLEDLKKRNQNSQISNEKINQLQRQLDEANSLLRSESDTAARLRKNQTESTKQIQQLEINNRELQDKNCLLENAKLKLEKEYLNLQSALESERRDRSHGSEIISDLQGRISSLEEEVKNGKSALAKLEMEKRQLQEKLTDLEKEKSNMEIDMTYKFKVMQQNLEQEEAEHKATKARLADKNKIYESIEEAKSEAMKEMEKKLLEERALKQKVENRLLEAEKQRSMLDCDLKQSQQKINELLRQKDILSEDVKNLTLKIEQETQKRCLTQNDLKMQTQQVNTLRMSEKQLKQENNHLQEIKLSLEKQNSELRKERQDADGQMKELQDQLEAEQYFSTLYKTQVRELKEECEEKTKICKEMQQKIQELQDERDSLAAQLEITLTKADSEQLARSIAEEQYSDLEKEKIMKELEIKEMMARHKQELTEKDATIASLEEANRTLTSDVANLANEKEELNNKLKEAQEQITKLKEEEANVGNIKAQFEKQLLNERTLKTQAVNKLAEIMNRKGPVKRGADTDVRRKEKENRKLHMELKSEREKLTQMMIKYQKEINEMQAQIAEESQIRIELQMTLDSKDSDIEQLRSQLQSLHIGLDNSSIGSGPGEAEADDGFPVHITQSHTMESMSFTYQHSSTSVSIATKPSSSRMLLDSDSDSEEEPLSCSHSPTEVDSTESRLEGWLSMPVRNNTKKFGWVKKYVIVSSKKILFYDSEQDKEQSNPHMVLDIDKLFHVRPVTQTDVYRADAKEIPRIFQILYANEGESKKEQEFPVEPMGEKSNYICHKGHEFIPTLYHFPTNCEACMKPLWHMFKPPPALECRRCHIKCHKDHMDKKEEIIAPCKVYYDISTAKNLLLLANSTEEQQKWVSRLVKKIPKKPPAPDPFARSSPRTSMKVQPNQSIRRPSRQLPPNKPRLLDLAFKDWDWSFDDVDDIDGDDDDDDVFDF from the exons ATGAGAAGATTGTGGAAAAAATCCGAGCTTTACAAATGAAAGCTGAAGACTATGATGTTGTTAAGGTGATTGGAAGAGGGGCTTTTGGAGAAGTGCAGCTG GTTCGCCATAAAATGACACAGAAGGTTTATGCAATGAAGCTCCTTAGTAAATTTGAAATGATCAAAAGATCAGATTCAGCCTTTTTCTGGGAAGAAAGAGATATCATGGCCTTTGCCAACAGCCCGTGGGTGGTTCAG CTATTTTGTGCCTTTCAAGATGACAAATATTTGTACATGGTAATGGAATACATGCCAGGCGGAGATCTCGTAAACCTTATGAGCAATTACGATGTGCCTGAGAAATGGGCCAAGTTCTACACAGCTGAAGTTGTTCTTGCTCTTGATGCAATTCACTCCATGGGCTTGATACACAGAGATGTGAAGCCTGACAATATGCTTTTAGATAAGTATGGGCATCTGAAGCTGGCAGATTTTGGCACTTGCATGAAAATGGATGAA ACAGGAATGGTGCGCTGCGACACAGCCGTGGGGACGCCCGACTACATCTCGCCCGAAGTCCTGAAGTCGCAGGGCGGTGATGGCTACTACGGACGGGAATGTGACTGGTGGTCTGTAGGGGTTTTCCTTTTTGAGATGTTAGTTG GTGATACTCCTTTTTATGCAGACTCACTAGTAGGAACATACAGTAAAATTATGGATCACAAGAACTCATTGCATTTCCCTGATGATGTGGAAATCTCTAAGCATGCAAAGAACCTTATCTGTGCCTTTTTAACTGATAG GGATGTGCGACTTGGGAGAAATGGTGTTGAAGAAATAAAGCATCACCCTTTCTTCAGAAGTGATCAGTGGAACTGGGACAACATTCGAGAGA ctgctgctcctgttgttccTGAGCTTAGCAGTGATATAGATAGCAGTAATTTTGATGACATTGAGGACGACAAGGGAGACGTGGAGACCTTTCCAATCCCCAAAGCCTTTGTGGGAAACCAGCTGCCTTTCATAGGATTTACCTATTACAGAGACAATTT GTTGCTAAGTGACTCCTCTCAGTCTTgcagagaaaacgaatctgtgcAATCTAGTAAAAATGAG TTTCAGAATAAACTAAGCAAGCTAGAAGAACAGCTCAGTAATGAATTACAAGCCAAAGATGAACTAGAACAGAAGTACAG GTCTACAAGTGTTCGTTTAGAGAAGATAGCAAAAGAGCTCGATGAAGAG ATAACTTCAAGGAAGAATGTAGAGTCTGCAGTCAGGCAGTTAGAGAGAGAGAAGGCTCTTCTTCAGCATAAGAACACAGAATACCAGAGGAAAGCAGAACATGAAGCAGATAAGAAACGCAATTTGGAAAATGAGG TTAACAGTTTGAAAGACCAACTTGAAGATTTAAAAAAGAGGAATCAGAACTCTCAAATATCCAATGAAAAAATCAACCAACTACAAAGACAG TTGGATGAAGCCAATTCTTTGCTGCGGTCAGAGTCTGATACTGCAGCCAGGTTAAGGAAGAACCAGACAGAAAGCACAAAGCAAATCCAGCAGCTGGAAATTAATAATAGAGAACTACAAGATAAGAACTGCCTGCTAGAGAATGCAAAACTCAAACTGGAGAAGGAGTATCTCAATCTTCAGTCAGCTCTAGAATCAGAAAGGAGAGATAGAAGTCATGGATCAGAGATTATCAGTGATTTACAAG GTCGAATATCTAGCCTTGAAgaagaagtgaaaaatggaaagagTGCATTAGCCAAACTGGAAATGGAGAAAAGACAATTGCAGGAAAAGCTCACAGATTTAGAAAAG GAAAAGAGCAACATGGAAATAGATATGACATATAAATTTAAAGTTATGCAGCAGAACCTTGAACAAGAAGAAGCTGAACATAAAGCCACAAAAGCACGATTAGCAGACAAAAATAAGATCTATGAGTCTATAGAGGAAGCAAAATCTGAAGCCATGAAAG aaatggaaaagaaaCTTTTGGAAGAGAGAGCTTTAAAGCAGAAAGTAGAAAACCGGCTGTTGGAAGCTGAGAAGCAGCGCTCCATGTTGGACTGTGATCTCAAACAGTCACAGCAGAAGATAAATGAGCTCCTTCGGCAAAAGGATATACTGAGTGAAGAT GTAAAAAACTTGACATTAAAAATAGAGCAAGAAACACAGAAGCGCTGTCTCACTCAAAATGACCTCAAGATGCAAACACAGCAGGTCAACACCTTGAGGATGTCAGAGAAGCAGTTAAAACAGGAGAATAACCACCTTCAGGAAATCAAATTAAGTTTGGAAAAACAAAACAGTGAACTCCGCAA GGAACGTCAAGATGCAGATGGACAAATGAAAGAGCTTCAAGACCAGCTCGAAGCTGAGCAATATTTCTCA ACTCTTTATAAGACACAAGTTCGAGAACTTAAAGAAGAATGTGAGGAAAAGACCAAAATTTGTAAAGAAATGCAGCAGAAGATACAAGAGTTACAGGATGAGAG AGATTCCTTGGCTGCTCAGCTAGAGATTACTTTGACAAAAGCAGATTCAGAACAACTTGCCCGTTCCATTGCTGAAGAACAGTACTCTGATTTGGAAAAAGAGAAGATTATGAAAGAGCTGGAGATTAAAGAGATGATGGCGAGGCATAAACAGGAACTTACTGAGAAAGATGCCACCATAGCTTCA ttgGAGGAAGCAAATAGGACACTAACTAGTGATGTGGCTAACCTTGCTAATGAGAAAGAAGAACTAAACAATAAACTGAAGGAGGCACAAGAAC AAATTACAAAGCTTAAAGAAGAAGAAGCAAATGTAGGAAATATTAAAGCACAATTTGAGAAACAGTTGTTGAATGAAAGAACATTAAAAACCCAG gctGTGAATAAATTGGCTGAAATCATGAATCGCAAGGGTCCAGTCAAACGTGGAGCTGACACTGATGTACGgcggaaggaaaaggaaaataggaAGCTGCATATGGAACTGAAGTCTGAACGAGAAAAGTTAACCCAGATGATGATCAAGTATCAGAAAGAAATAAATGAAATGCAGGCA CAAATAGCAGAAGAGAGTCAGATACGGATTGAGCTGCAGATGACTCTGGACAGCAAAGACAGTGACATTGAACAGCTTCGCTCCCAGCTGCAGTCACTGCACATTGGGCTGGACAACAGTAGCATAGGCAGTGGGCCTGGAGAGGCTGAGGCAGATGATGGATTCCCTG TCCATATCACTCAATCCCACACTATGGAATCCATGTCCTTTACCTATCAGCACTCTTCTACCTCTGTCAGTATTGCCACTAAGCCTTCCAGTTCTCGCATGCTTCTTGATTCCGATTCTGACTCAGAGGAAGAGCCTTTGTCTTGTTCCCACAGCCCTACAGAAGTTGATAGCACAG AATCAAGATTGGAAGGCTGGCTATCAATGCCTGTTAGAAATAACACAAAAAAATTTGGATGGGTTAAAAAG TATGTAATTGTAAGCAGCAAGAAGATCCTGTTCTATGACAGTGAACAAGATAAAGAGCAATCTAATCCCCATATGGTATTGGATATAGA CAAACTCTTCCATGTCCGACCAGTCACTCAGACTGATGTGTACAGAGCAGATGCCAAGGAAATTCCTAGGATATTCCAG ATCCTATATGCTAATGAAGGAGAGAGCAaaaaggaacaggaatttcctgtgGAGCCCATGGGAGAGAAGTCAAATTACATTTGTCACAAAGGACATGAGTTTATACCTACTCTTTACCACTTCCCAACCAATTGTGAAGCTTGCATGAAGCCCCTGTGGCACATGTTTAaacctcctcctgctctggaatGTCGCCGCTGCCATATCAAATGTCACAAAGATCACATGGATAAAAAGGAAGAGATTATAGCGCCTTGCAAAG TGTACTATGATATTTCTACGGCGAAGAATCTACTACTGTTAGCTAATTCTACAGAAGAACAGCAAAAATGGGTGAGCCGACTGGTGAAAAAAATACCCAAGAAGCCTCCAGCACCAGACCCCTTTGCTCGATCTTCTCCCAGAACTTCCATGAAGGTACAGCCAAACCAGTCCATCAGACGACCAAGTCGACAGCTTCCTCCAAACAAACCAAG ATTACTTGATCTGGCATTTAAGGACTGGGATTGGTCCTTTGATGATGTTGATGATattgatggtgatgatgatgatgacgatgttTTTGATTTCTGA